A section of the Malus sylvestris chromosome 17, drMalSylv7.2, whole genome shotgun sequence genome encodes:
- the LOC126611996 gene encoding vegetative cell wall protein gp1-like → MEDDDEKKAYASPTSSPPTPSPPTPPSPLPISVGPGNQRYTFSPSPSPSLPFSQPPSSHASAENLPLLPHGQKLPSSPAAPSPFSLDYRRPPEDSDSKSSCLVDLLAWFIEKCCNCGAKSQ, encoded by the exons ATGGAGGACGATGATGAGAAAAAAGCCTACGCTTCTCCAACATCATCTCCTCCAACACCATCTCCTCCAACACCTCCCTCTCCACTTCCAATTAGTGTAGGACCCGGCAACCAAAGGTACACATTCTCGCCGTCTCCCTCCCCTTCGCTGCCTTTCTCTCAGCCTCCCTCGAGCCACGCGTCCGCGGAGAACCTCCCTCTTCTGCCTCATGGTCAGAAGCTCCCTAGTAGTCCTGCAGCACCATCACCATTCTCGTTGGATTATCGGAGACCACCCGAGGATTCGGATTCCAAAAGCTCATGCCTTGTAGACTT GTTAGCGTGGTTCATAGAAAAATGCTGCAACTGTGGTGCTAAGTCTCAGTAG
- the LOC126612486 gene encoding uncharacterized protein LOC126612486, protein MQLVPNDSHKEDITECEPILCQSDISQRPAESSSSCEITAVLGDFPAVDEEAQIFDVNENSKLVNAEQPQCRICLDTEEGEDLIAPCHCRGTQKYVHRSCLDNWRSTKEGFAFAHCTECRAVFILRANVPPDRWWLRLKFQFLVARDHALIFIIVQLIVAFLGVMVYKFYGDELREMFGYEEHPYGFYTMAVLAIVLVGLLYGFFIAIICGQRINERHYHVLAKQELTKEYVVEDREDNKNAPELDPSHVTELRMLGLY, encoded by the exons ATGCAATTAGTACCAAATGATAGTCATAAGGAAGATATTACAGAATGTGAACCCATCTTATGTCAGTCTGACATTTCACAGAGACCTGCAGAATCTTCATCCTCATGTGAAATTACAGCTGTGCTAGGTGATTTTCCTGCTGTTGATGAAGAGGCACAAATTTTTGACGTCAATGAAAATTCTAAGTTGGTCAACGCAGAGCAACCACAGTGTCGTATTTGCCTTGATACTGAAGAAG GGGAAGACTTAATTGCTCCATGCCATTGCAGAGGTACTCAGAAGTATGTCCATAGATCATGTCTTGATAATTGGAGGTCAACAAAG GAGGGCTTTGCTTTTGCTCATTGTACAGAATGCAGGGCAGTGTTCATATTAAGAGCGAATGTCCCTCCCGATCGCTGGTGGTTGAGATTGAAATTTCAGTTCCTTGTTGCTAGAGATCATGCATTAATTTTCATCATCGTGCAGCTG aTTGTGGCATTCTTGGGAGTGATGGTATACAAATTTTATGGAGACGAACTAAGGGAGATGTTTGGTTATGAGGAGCACCCGTATGGGTTTTATACTATGGCTG TTTTAGCTATTGTTTTGGTGGGTTTGCTTTATGGCTTCTTCATAGCCATAATATGTGGACAGAGAATCAACGAACGGCATTATCATGTTCTTGCCAAACAAGAATTAACAAAG GAATATGTTGTAGAAGACCGAGAAGATAATAAGAATGCCCCCGAGCTAGACCCCAGCCATGTGACAGAACTGAGAATGTTGGGCCTTTATTAG
- the LOC126610982 gene encoding disease resistance protein RPM1-like, protein MAESAVQFLLDKVAPLFENDLQLLGGVREEIVYLRGELERMTAFLRVADAFEESDEEVKVWVNQVRDIAHDSEDVLDEFTLIQAHDHGTGLYGSIHRFSCCIKNMKAQYRVAAELQDINKRIRKISEVHRRLRHKFMAEQGSGSSTAGQMWDDHRGDALLLEKTDIVGIDEPIKQMVGWLVNGGSGREVVSVAGMGGLGKTTLAKQVYDAAEVKKHFKVSAWITVTQSFKLGDLLEDMIQQLHKAIRRPAPQGTNNMNNNQLKTIIKDFLQKRRYLIVLDDVWHLYVWDSLKYALPNNTCGGRVILTTRKADVASTTSKESGGRVFNLKPLPLLESWELLCKKTFQGNSCPPYLEDIGNSILRKCEGLPLAIVAVSGVLATKDKRRIDQWDMVGHSLGAEMEGNDKLKDLKKVLSLSFNDLPYHLKSCFLYLSIFPEDHLIEHMRLVRLWMAEGFIEAKQGKTLEDVAEDYLNELLNRSMIQAAETTSDGRVKSFRVHDLLREIITSKIRDQNFATIAKEQNIPWPDKVRRLSMHNSLQYVQKNRCASQLRSLFMFGVTEKPVLHTIFPGGFRLLNVLDLQGAPLNAFPVEVVNLFFLKYLSLKGTRVKTIPRFIGKLQNLETLDLKHSLVTELPVEILKLQHLRHLLVYRYEFVPYGDFHSKYGFKVLAKIGALTCLQKLCFIKANQDGGAILRELGKLIQLRRLGIVHMRKQDGKSLCSSLEKLTKLCALSITSVEEDEIIDLQHISSPPLLLQRLYLRGRLETLPHWIPSLHSLVRLYLKWSRLRDNPLVFIQYLPNLVHLELSQVFEGDTLCFGAGGFKKLKHLGIDEFDELRCIEVQVGAMPSLQKLSIQRCISLEKVPSGIEHLKKLKVLEFFDMPEKLIKTLSPHEQGNDYGKVAHIPEVYFTYLRESGWEVYPLEGLNEGENFHQTTSLMKSHELETRWK, encoded by the coding sequence ATGGCAGAGAGTGCAGTACAGTTTCTGCTCGACAAGGTTGCACCTCTTTTCGAAAATGATCTGCAACTTTTGGGAGGGGTTAGGGAAGAAATTGTGTATCTGAGAGGGGAACTGGAGCGCATGACCGCGTTTCTGAGGGTTGCTGATGCATTTGAAGAGAGTGATGAGGAAGTCAAAGTATGGGTTAATCAAGTAAGAGACATTGCTCACGATAGTGAAGACGTGCTGGATGAATTTACACTTATCCAGGCACATGATCATGGGACGGGGTTATATGGTTCCATCCATCGGTTTTCGTGTTGTATTAAGAACATGAAAGCTCAATACCGAGTTGCTGCTGAGTTACAAGACATCAACAAGAGAATCAGAAAAATCTCGGAGGTTCATAGGAGGCTCCGTCACAAGTTTATGGCTGAACAAGGGTCAGGCTCTTCAACTGCAGGTCAAATGTGGGATGACCATCGTGGTGATGCTCTACTTTTAGAGAAAACTGATATAGTTGGCATTGACGAGCCTATAAAACAGATGGTAGGGTGGCTTGTTAACGGTGGTTCTGGACGAGAAGTAGTTTCTGTGGCTGGCATGGGAGGACTAGGGAAGACAACCCTGGCGAAGCAAGTCTATGATGCAGCAGAAGTGAAGAAGCATTTCAAAGTAAGTGCTTGGATCACGGTTACTCAGTCGTTCAAGCTTGGGGATCTCCTCGAAGACATGATTCAACAACTCCACAAAGCCATCCGAAGGCCAGCTCCGCAAGGAACCAACAACATGAACAACAATCAGCTGAAAACAATAATCAAGGACTTCCTGCAGAAAAGGAGGTACCTAATTGTTCTCGATGATGTGTGGCACTTGTACGTATGGGACTCTCTGAAGTATGCGTTGCCTAACAATACTTGTGGCGGCCGAGTCATACTAACTACTCGAAAAGCTGATGTAGCCTCAACAACCAGCAAAGAATCTGGAGGTAGAGTCTTTAATTTGAAGCCCTTGCCGCTGTTGGAGTCATGGGAGCTTCTATGCAAGAAGACATTCCAAGGGAACTCATGCCCTCCTTATTTAGAGGATATCGGTAATTCTATCTTAAGAAAGTGCGAGGGGCTGCCCCTCGCGATTGTGGCAGTCAGCGGTGTTTTGGCCACCAAAGACAAGCGGAGGATCGACCAGTGGGATATGGTTGGCCATAGCCTTGGTGCTGAAATGGAGGGCAATGACAAACTCAAGGACTTGAAAAAAGTACTTTCACTCAGCTTTAATGACTTGCCTTACCATCTCAAGTCATGCTTCTTGTACCTGAGCATCTTTCCCGAGGATCATCTAATCGAGCATATGAGACTTGTTCGGCTATGGATGGCAGAGGGTTTTATTGAAGCAAAACAAGGCAAAACACTAGAAGATGTTGCAGAGGACTACCTCAATGAACTGTTGAATAGAAGCATGATTCAAGCAGCAGAGACAACATCCGATGGAAGGGTCAAAAGCTTTCGTGTCCATGATCTTCTCCGAGAGATTATCACCTCTAAGATAAGAGATCAGAACTTTGCCACAATAGCTAAAGAGCAAAACATACCATGGCCTGATAAAGTCCGACGCCTGTCAATGCATAATTCTTTGCAATACGTACAGAAAAACAGGTGCGCTTCTCAACTACGTTCTCTGTTTATGTTTGGAGTTACCGAGAAGCCAGTGCTGCATACAATTTTTCCTGGAGGTTTTAGGCTTCTTAACGTGTTAGATTTGCAAGGTGCACCTCTAAATGCTTTTCCAGTTGAAGTAGTCAACCTTTTCTTTTTGAAGTATCTAAGCTTGAAAGGTACGAGGGTGAAAACCATTCCGAGATTTATAGGGAAGCTTCAGAACCTGGAGACTTTGGATCTGAAGCATTCTCTGGTCACTGAACTCCCGGTTGAAAttttaaagcttcaacatctACGTCATCTTTTAGTATATCGTTATGAATTTGTACCATATGGAGATTTTCACTCAAAATATGGCTTTAAGGTGCTTGCAAAAATAGGGGCTCTAACTTGCCTTCAAAAGCTTTGTTTCATCAAGGCAAACCAAGATGGAGGTGCCATATTAAGAGAGCTGGGGAAACTAATTCAGTTGAGACGGTTAGGCATTGTACATATGAGGAAGCAAGACGGAAAGTCTCTTTGTTCATCCCTCGAAAAGCTGACCAAACTTTGCGCGTTGTCCATAACTTCGGTAGAAGAGGATGAGATCATTGACCTGCAGCACatttcttctcctcctctacTACTTCAGCGCCTATACTTGCGTGGACGATTGGAAACATTGCCTCACTGGATACCTTCTCTGCACAGCCTTGTTAGATTATATCTGAAATGGAGTAGGTTAAGGGACAATCCGCTTGTATTCATTCAGTATCTGCCGAACCTGGTACATCTCGAATTATCTCAGGTGTTTGAAGGAGACACATTGTGTTTCGGAGCTGGAGGATTTAAGAAGCTAAAACATTTAGGCATTGATGAATTTGATGAACTTAGATGTATAGAGGTGCAGGTGGGAGCAATGCCGTCCCTGCAAAAGCTAAGTATCCAGCGATGTATATCGTTAGAGAAGGTGCCATCCGGGATTGAACACCTGAAGAAGCTGAAGGTGCTTGAGTTCTTTGATATGCCGGAAAAGTTAATCAAGACGCTGAGTCCACATGAACAAGGCAACGATTATGGGAAGGTTGCGCATATCCCAGAAGTTTATTTCACCTACTTGAGAGAGTCAGGGTGGGAGGTCTACCCTTTGGAGGGTCTGAATgaaggagaaaattttcatCAAACCACTTCTCTCATGAAGAGCCACGAACTCGAAACTCGTTGGAAGTAA
- the LOC126610984 gene encoding uncharacterized protein LOC126610984 isoform X2, with amino-acid sequence MKREVPSFHIAMSRQAQALLSLLLLATCAATGLADAPPPPFSTIPGLFPPGIPGLSSPISPGEIAKCWSSLQNVPGCASEIYPTILTGKFALGPACCKALVEVDKNCLRKLFPLFPSIPAVLKSSCTTAAAPKAARSKQ; translated from the exons ATG AAAAGAGAAGTTCCAAGCTTCCATATAGCCATGTCTAGACAAGCTCAAGCATTACTTTCACTTCTCCTATTGGCAACATGTGCAGCAACCGGGCTGGCAGATGCGCCACCACCGCCCTTCTCGACCATCCCAGGCCTATTCCCTCCTGGGATTCCAGGGCTATCTTCGCCTATAAGCCCAGGTGAGATAGCCAAGTGCTGGTCTTCACTTCAGAACGTTCCAGGGTGTGCATCGGAAATTTATCCCACAATCTTGACTGGTAAATTTGCTCTAGGCCCTGCTTGTTGCAAGGCCTTGGTCGAAGTTGATAAGAATTGCTTGCGGAAGTTGTTCCCGTTGTTTCCATCCATTCCTGCAGTGCTCAAGAGCAGCTGTACTACTGCTGCTGCTCCTAAAGCAGCTAGATCAAAGCAGTAG
- the LOC126610984 gene encoding uncharacterized protein LOC126610984 isoform X1 has protein sequence MQKREVPSFHIAMSRQAQALLSLLLLATCAATGLADAPPPPFSTIPGLFPPGIPGLSSPISPGEIAKCWSSLQNVPGCASEIYPTILTGKFALGPACCKALVEVDKNCLRKLFPLFPSIPAVLKSSCTTAAAPKAARSKQ, from the exons ATG CAGAAAAGAGAAGTTCCAAGCTTCCATATAGCCATGTCTAGACAAGCTCAAGCATTACTTTCACTTCTCCTATTGGCAACATGTGCAGCAACCGGGCTGGCAGATGCGCCACCACCGCCCTTCTCGACCATCCCAGGCCTATTCCCTCCTGGGATTCCAGGGCTATCTTCGCCTATAAGCCCAGGTGAGATAGCCAAGTGCTGGTCTTCACTTCAGAACGTTCCAGGGTGTGCATCGGAAATTTATCCCACAATCTTGACTGGTAAATTTGCTCTAGGCCCTGCTTGTTGCAAGGCCTTGGTCGAAGTTGATAAGAATTGCTTGCGGAAGTTGTTCCCGTTGTTTCCATCCATTCCTGCAGTGCTCAAGAGCAGCTGTACTACTGCTGCTGCTCCTAAAGCAGCTAGATCAAAGCAGTAG
- the LOC126610984 gene encoding uncharacterized protein LOC126610984 isoform X3, with protein MSRQAQALLSLLLLATCAATGLADAPPPPFSTIPGLFPPGIPGLSSPISPGEIAKCWSSLQNVPGCASEIYPTILTGKFALGPACCKALVEVDKNCLRKLFPLFPSIPAVLKSSCTTAAAPKAARSKQ; from the coding sequence ATGTCTAGACAAGCTCAAGCATTACTTTCACTTCTCCTATTGGCAACATGTGCAGCAACCGGGCTGGCAGATGCGCCACCACCGCCCTTCTCGACCATCCCAGGCCTATTCCCTCCTGGGATTCCAGGGCTATCTTCGCCTATAAGCCCAGGTGAGATAGCCAAGTGCTGGTCTTCACTTCAGAACGTTCCAGGGTGTGCATCGGAAATTTATCCCACAATCTTGACTGGTAAATTTGCTCTAGGCCCTGCTTGTTGCAAGGCCTTGGTCGAAGTTGATAAGAATTGCTTGCGGAAGTTGTTCCCGTTGTTTCCATCCATTCCTGCAGTGCTCAAGAGCAGCTGTACTACTGCTGCTGCTCCTAAAGCAGCTAGATCAAAGCAGTAG
- the LOC126610983 gene encoding uncharacterized protein LOC126610983: protein MARSSISQTLTLTRHLSPKSSPSSSRLITLRAQSTLPFHHDPPTDSSADSPSDPLLRKLEDAIHRIIVRRSAPDWLPFLPGASYWVPPPRSRSHGLAQLVDKLANPLSEEETMSMSTVRGWPSSAYFIEGTSPQLMEPVVVFQSSDDVSNPQPMETADQISNNVSKSEDEEG from the exons ATGGCAAGGTCGTCAATTTCTCAAACCCTTACCCTAACCCGCCACCTCTCGCCCAAATCATCGCCGTCCTCCTCCCGCCTCATAACCCTGCGCGCCCAATCCACCCTCCCTTTTCACCATGATCCACCAACCGACTCCTCCGCCGACTCGCCTTCTGATCCCCTTCTGCGCAAGCTCGAGGACGCCATCCACCGGATCATCGTCCGCCGATCCGCGCCCGATTGGCTCCCCTTTTTGCCCGGCGCCTCCTACTGGGTCCCTCCTCCACGGTCGAGATCGCACGGCCTGGCTCAGCTGGTCGATAAGTTGGCCAACCCTTTGAGTGAGGAGGAGACCATGTCTATGAGCACCGTTAGAGGGTGGCCTTCTTCTGCTTATTTTATCGAAG GTACATCTCCACAACTGATGGAGCCTGTGGTTGTGTTTCAGAGTTCTGATGATGTGTCCAATCCCCAACCGATGGAGACCGCGGATCAAATTTCTAACAATGTGTCCAAGTCCGAGGATGAGGAGGGATGA